One window from the genome of Streptomyces cadmiisoli encodes:
- a CDS encoding STAS domain-containing protein, whose protein sequence is MHIRGDHAEVVVGGRLDVRSAADARAVLHSAVDDGVGDLILDLSELDSWDATGLGVIMGAHRRAGRCGRRLVLRGVPPQMQRLLVATRLHRILAVEGGIGLESLPRV, encoded by the coding sequence ATGCACATCAGGGGCGACCACGCCGAGGTGGTCGTCGGGGGCCGCCTCGACGTCCGCAGCGCTGCGGACGCCCGTGCGGTACTGCACTCGGCCGTCGACGACGGAGTCGGCGACCTCATCCTCGACCTGTCCGAACTGGACTCGTGGGACGCCACCGGACTCGGGGTCATCATGGGTGCCCACCGGCGGGCCGGCCGCTGCGGCCGGCGCCTGGTGCTGCGCGGCGTACCGCCGCAGATGCAGCGCCTGTTGGTGGCCACCCGGCTGCACCGGATCCTGGCGGTCGAGGGCGGCATCGGGCTGGAGTCGCTGCCCCGGGTGTGA
- a CDS encoding 3-hydroxyacyl-CoA dehydrogenase family protein codes for MARKLAVIGAGLMGSGIAQVSAQAGWDVVLRDVTDEALRRGTDGIKSSYDRFVAKGRLEAHDADAALARITSTTDLDAVADADIVVEAVFEKLDVKHEIFRTIDKITKPEAVLASNTSAIPITKIAAVTERPERVVGTHFFSPVPMMQLCELVRGHKTSDETLATAREFAESVGKTCIVVNRDVAGFVTTRLISALVVEAAKLYESGVASAEDIDLACKLGFGHAMGPLATADLTGVDILLHATGNIYTETQDEKFAPPELMRRMVDAGDIGRKSGQGFYKH; via the coding sequence GTGGCACGGAAGCTCGCCGTCATCGGGGCCGGTCTCATGGGTTCCGGCATCGCCCAGGTCTCCGCGCAGGCGGGCTGGGACGTCGTCCTGCGCGACGTCACCGACGAGGCGCTCCGGCGTGGCACCGACGGCATCAAGTCCTCGTACGACAGGTTCGTCGCCAAGGGCAGGCTGGAGGCGCACGACGCCGACGCCGCCCTGGCCCGCATCACCTCGACCACCGACCTGGACGCCGTCGCCGACGCGGACATCGTCGTCGAGGCTGTCTTCGAGAAGCTGGACGTCAAGCACGAGATCTTCCGCACCATCGACAAGATCACGAAGCCCGAGGCCGTGCTCGCCTCCAACACCTCCGCCATCCCGATCACCAAGATCGCGGCGGTGACCGAGCGCCCGGAGCGCGTCGTCGGCACCCACTTCTTCTCGCCGGTGCCGATGATGCAGCTGTGCGAGCTGGTCCGGGGTCACAAGACCAGCGACGAGACCCTCGCCACCGCACGGGAGTTCGCCGAGTCCGTCGGCAAGACCTGCATCGTCGTCAACCGCGACGTGGCCGGCTTCGTGACCACCCGGCTCATCTCGGCGCTCGTCGTCGAGGCGGCCAAGCTCTACGAGTCGGGCGTCGCGAGCGCCGAGGACATCGACCTCGCCTGCAAGCTCGGCTTCGGACACGCCATGGGCCCGCTCGCCACGGCGGACCTCACCGGCGTCGACATCCTGCTGCACGCCACCGGCAACATCTACACCGAGACCCAGGACGAGAAGTTCGCCCCGCCGGAGCTGATGCGCCGGATGGTTGACGCCGGTGACATCGGGCGCAAGAGCGGGCAGGGCTTCTACAAGCACTGA
- a CDS encoding cob(I)yrinic acid a,c-diamide adenosyltransferase: MVNLTRIYTRTGDQGTTALGDMSRVAKTDLRISAYADANEANAVIGTAIALGGLDEEIVEVLTRVQNDLFDVGADLSTPVVDDPSFPPLRVEQFYVDRLEADCDRFNERLEKLRSFILPGGTPGAALLHQACTVVRRAERSTWTALEAHGETMNPLTATYLNRLSDLLFILARTANKETGDVLWVPGGER, encoded by the coding sequence ATGGTCAATCTGACGCGCATCTACACGAGGACCGGCGACCAGGGCACCACCGCCCTCGGCGACATGAGCCGGGTCGCCAAGACGGACCTGCGGATCTCCGCGTACGCCGACGCCAACGAGGCGAACGCGGTGATCGGCACGGCCATCGCGCTGGGTGGGCTGGACGAGGAGATCGTCGAGGTCCTCACCCGTGTGCAGAACGACTTGTTCGACGTGGGTGCGGACCTGTCGACACCGGTGGTGGACGACCCGAGCTTCCCGCCGCTGCGGGTGGAGCAGTTCTACGTCGACCGGCTGGAGGCGGACTGCGACCGCTTCAACGAGCGGCTGGAGAAGCTCCGCTCGTTCATCCTGCCGGGCGGCACCCCGGGTGCGGCGCTGCTCCATCAGGCCTGCACGGTGGTCCGCCGGGCCGAGCGCTCCACCTGGACGGCGCTGGAGGCGCACGGCGAGACGATGAACCCGCTCACGGCGACCTACCTCAACCGGCTGTCGGACCTTCTGTTCATCCTGGCCCGCACGGCCAACAAGGAGACCGGCGACGTGCTGTGGGTGCCGGGCGGGGAGCGCTAG
- a CDS encoding sensor histidine kinase, producing the protein MAPRLPHPHRFDGYVALAGLLGGVLLWAIGLGTRPADEPLVLWPGHWPVLLPLAVTAGCELLRRSAPRTALLTATAALVLDTVTEGNLVTVLMYTDVIYAAVLYGTPASARRIPRITGLLAVAGTIVPFAVWRVPEALLIGVAVGIVAFAPASTGLIVRNHREAAEAARLRAQQTALLAEMDRTQAVVAERSRMARELHDMVANHLSAIAIHSTAALSLDDPGTSKEALGVIRENSVEGLAEMRRLIGILRDDSGDSEPAAAPTLDGLGALADTARANGLEVVVDAAHGDRLPAPVELAAYRIVQESLTNALKHAGPGRVTVVLRRLDGSLSIVVSSAYGDREQPSVPGSGAGLIGMRERTALLGGTFEAGARTGPDGGLWVVRATLPVVEGETE; encoded by the coding sequence ATGGCCCCGCGACTCCCCCACCCGCACCGCTTCGACGGCTACGTCGCGCTGGCCGGACTGCTCGGCGGCGTGCTGCTGTGGGCCATCGGCCTGGGCACCCGGCCCGCCGACGAGCCGCTGGTGCTGTGGCCGGGGCACTGGCCGGTCCTGCTGCCGCTCGCCGTGACGGCCGGCTGCGAGCTGCTGCGCCGGTCCGCCCCGCGCACCGCGCTGCTGACGGCCACGGCCGCGCTGGTCCTGGACACGGTGACCGAGGGCAACCTGGTCACCGTGCTGATGTACACCGACGTGATCTACGCGGCGGTGTTGTACGGCACCCCCGCCTCGGCCCGCCGGATCCCCCGGATCACCGGGCTGCTCGCGGTGGCCGGGACGATCGTGCCGTTCGCGGTGTGGCGGGTGCCGGAGGCGCTGCTGATCGGGGTGGCGGTCGGCATCGTCGCGTTCGCGCCCGCGTCCACCGGGCTGATCGTGCGCAATCACCGCGAGGCCGCCGAGGCCGCCCGGCTGCGCGCCCAGCAGACCGCGCTGCTGGCGGAGATGGACCGCACGCAGGCCGTCGTCGCCGAACGCTCGCGCATGGCGCGGGAGTTGCACGACATGGTCGCCAATCACCTGTCGGCCATCGCCATCCACTCCACGGCCGCGCTCTCCCTGGACGATCCCGGCACCTCCAAGGAGGCCCTCGGCGTCATCCGTGAGAACAGCGTGGAGGGACTGGCGGAGATGCGCCGGCTGATCGGCATCCTGCGGGACGACAGCGGTGACTCCGAGCCCGCCGCCGCCCCCACCCTCGACGGTCTCGGCGCACTCGCCGACACCGCCCGCGCCAACGGCCTGGAGGTCGTCGTCGACGCCGCGCACGGCGACCGGCTGCCGGCGCCGGTGGAGCTCGCGGCGTACCGGATCGTCCAGGAGTCCCTGACCAACGCCCTCAAGCACGCGGGGCCGGGCCGGGTCACGGTGGTGCTGCGGCGGCTCGACGGGTCGCTGTCCATCGTGGTGAGCAGTGCGTACGGCGACCGGGAGCAGCCGAGCGTGCCCGGTTCCGGTGCCGGCCTGATCGGCATGCGGGAGCGGACCGCGCTGCTCGGCGGCACGTTCGAGGCCGGCGCGCGGACCGGTCCGGACGGCGGGCTCTGGGTCGTGCGGGCCACCCTCCCCGTCGTCGAAGGAGAGACCGAATGA
- a CDS encoding response regulator has translation MIRVLVAEDQSAVRAGLVLILRSAPDIEVVGEAADGEQAVSLARELRPDLVLMDVQMPRLDGVSATRQVVGERLADVLVLTTFDLDAYVFGALRAGASGFLLKDTDAKGLLEAVRTVAGGEGLIAPAVTRRLIAEFAAEPVREPRADPAVVESLTRREREVLSCLGEGLSNAEIASRLDMAEATVKTHVSRLLGKLELRSRVQAAVLAQELGI, from the coding sequence ATGATCCGCGTGCTCGTCGCCGAGGACCAGTCCGCCGTCCGGGCGGGACTGGTCCTGATCCTGCGCAGCGCGCCCGACATCGAGGTGGTCGGCGAGGCCGCCGACGGTGAGCAGGCGGTGTCACTCGCCCGTGAACTGCGACCGGATCTGGTGCTGATGGACGTTCAGATGCCGCGGCTGGACGGGGTGTCGGCGACACGGCAGGTGGTCGGCGAGCGACTGGCCGACGTCCTGGTGCTGACCACCTTCGACCTGGACGCGTACGTCTTCGGGGCGCTGCGGGCGGGCGCGTCCGGATTCCTGCTGAAGGACACCGACGCCAAGGGCCTGCTGGAGGCGGTGCGGACGGTGGCGGGCGGCGAGGGCCTGATCGCCCCGGCCGTGACCCGCCGGCTCATCGCGGAGTTCGCCGCCGAGCCGGTGCGGGAGCCGAGGGCGGACCCGGCGGTCGTGGAGAGCCTGACCCGGCGGGAACGCGAGGTCCTGTCCTGTCTCGGCGAGGGCCTGTCCAACGCCGAGATCGCGAGCCGCCTCGACATGGCGGAAGCCACCGTGAAGACGCACGTCAGCCGGTTGCTGGGGAAGCTGGAGCTGCGCAGCCGGGTCCAAGCGGCGGTGCTGGCACAGGAGTTGGGGATCTAG
- a CDS encoding IS1182 family transposase encodes MQGEWAGELVGPDVWETCRELIPAGSVFAFLAEHREALFPPSMFADMYPSSNGRPSLPPQVLAATVVLQSLQGLSDFETVQELRCDLRWKAACGLGLYDMAFDPSLLTYFRRRLRHSADPMRIFTKVKEVVAATGVLKGRQRRALDSTVLDDAVATQDTVTQIISAIRRVIREVPGAEEVAAGHCRAHDYTDPGKPRIAWDDESARAALADALVTDALNLLGRLPEQNLGEKAANAVGLLALVAGQDVEPAEDSDGRDGRWRIAKRTVADRAVSTVDPDTRHIHKNRTRHQDGFKGHASFEPETGLFTAVALTSGYGPDNHEAAVACELLEGEDGELTVLGDSAYGTGDLRAQLQADGHTLVIKPPPLRQAVPGGYTIDDFRIDQAAGTATCPAGHTANLGQIKAGSARTAQFKRACTGCPLRERCTTSKTGRTLNVHPHYELLAAARSQAATDVGWQDEYRRWRPPVERAIAWLVAKGNRRVPYRGVIANNIWLHHRAAALNLRRLITLGLTRTNTTWHLAPATA; translated from the coding sequence ATGCAGGGGGAATGGGCTGGGGAGTTGGTCGGGCCGGATGTGTGGGAGACCTGCCGGGAGTTGATCCCGGCCGGGAGTGTGTTCGCGTTCCTGGCCGAACATCGCGAGGCGCTGTTCCCGCCGTCGATGTTCGCGGACATGTATCCCTCGTCCAACGGGCGGCCGAGTCTGCCGCCGCAGGTGCTGGCCGCGACGGTGGTGTTGCAGAGCCTGCAGGGGCTGTCGGATTTCGAGACGGTCCAGGAACTGCGGTGTGACCTGCGGTGGAAGGCCGCTTGCGGGCTCGGGCTGTACGACATGGCGTTCGATCCGTCGCTGCTGACGTACTTCCGGCGTCGGCTGCGTCATTCGGCCGATCCGATGCGGATCTTCACCAAGGTCAAAGAGGTCGTGGCCGCGACCGGTGTGCTCAAGGGCAGGCAGCGGCGGGCGCTGGACTCCACCGTGCTCGATGACGCGGTGGCCACCCAGGACACCGTCACCCAGATCATCTCCGCGATCCGCCGGGTGATCCGCGAGGTTCCCGGCGCGGAGGAGGTGGCCGCGGGGCACTGCCGGGCGCACGACTACACCGACCCGGGCAAGCCGAGGATCGCCTGGGACGACGAGTCGGCCCGCGCCGCGCTGGCCGACGCGCTGGTCACCGACGCCCTCAACCTGCTCGGGCGCCTGCCCGAGCAGAACCTGGGCGAGAAGGCGGCGAACGCGGTCGGCCTGCTGGCCCTGGTCGCCGGCCAGGACGTGGAACCCGCCGAGGACTCCGACGGGCGCGATGGCCGCTGGCGTATCGCGAAGCGCACGGTGGCGGACCGGGCGGTGTCCACCGTCGACCCCGACACACGGCACATCCACAAGAACCGCACCCGTCACCAGGACGGCTTTAAAGGGCATGCGTCTTTCGAGCCGGAGACCGGCCTGTTCACGGCCGTCGCCCTGACCAGCGGCTACGGTCCCGACAATCACGAGGCCGCCGTCGCCTGCGAACTTCTGGAGGGGGAGGACGGCGAGTTAACCGTGCTCGGCGACTCTGCCTACGGCACCGGGGACCTGCGCGCACAACTGCAGGCCGACGGCCACACCCTGGTGATCAAGCCGCCACCGCTGCGGCAGGCCGTCCCCGGTGGCTACACCATCGATGATTTCCGTATCGACCAGGCCGCCGGCACCGCAACCTGCCCGGCCGGACACACCGCCAACCTCGGCCAGATCAAGGCAGGCAGCGCCCGCACCGCCCAGTTCAAGCGCGCATGCACCGGCTGTCCCCTGCGAGAGCGCTGCACCACCTCCAAGACCGGACGCACCCTCAACGTCCACCCCCACTACGAGCTGCTGGCCGCCGCCCGGTCACAGGCCGCCACCGACGTCGGCTGGCAGGACGAATACCGCCGATGGCGGCCACCTGTCGAACGCGCCATCGCCTGGCTCGTCGCCAAGGGCAACCGCCGGGTTCCCTACCGAGGCGTCATCGCCAACAACATCTGGCTCCACCACCGCGCCGCCGCTCTCAACCTCCGCCGACTGATCACCCTCGGACTCACCCGCACCAACACCACCTGGCACCTCGCCCCTGCCACCGCATAG
- a CDS encoding glycoside hydrolase family 18 chitinase: protein MRFRHRALAGLATLLLPFAGLVGLAAPAQAATSATATYNKTQDWGTGFEGKWTVKNTGTTTLSSWTVEWDFPSGTSVTSAWDADVTSSGNHWTAKNKSWNGTLAPGASVSFGFNGAGSGAPSNCKLNGGSCDGGTVPGDNPPSAPGTPSASDITNTSVRLSWSAATDDKGIKNYDVLRGGTRVATVTGTTYTDTGLTAGTDYSYTVQARDTADQTGPVSGARAVRTTGGGTDPGPGPGEKINLGYFTEWGVYGRNYHVKNLVTSNSASKITHINYAFGNVRNGQCTVDDTYAAYDKAYTADQSVSGAADTWDQPLRGNFNQLRQLKAKYPHIKVLYSFGGWTYSGGFGQAAQNPAAFARSCKAVVEDPRWADVFDGIDIDWEYPNACGLTCDTSGPAAFRNLMSALRTEFGSNYLVTAAITADGSSGGKIDAADYGGAAQYLDWYNVMTYDYFGAFDADGPTAPHSPLTSYPGIPAAGFNSADAIAKLKAKGVPSAKLLLGIGFYGRGWTGVTQSAPGGSATGAAPGTYEAGIEDYKVLKNSCPANGTVAGTAYAHCGSNWWSYDTPSTIAGKMSWAKNQGLGGAFFWEFSGDTGNGELVTAIRNGLS from the coding sequence ATGCGCTTCAGACACAGAGCCCTCGCAGGGCTCGCGACCCTGTTGCTCCCCTTTGCCGGTCTCGTCGGCCTCGCCGCCCCCGCCCAGGCGGCCACCTCGGCCACCGCCACCTACAACAAGACCCAGGACTGGGGCACCGGCTTCGAGGGCAAGTGGACCGTCAAGAACACCGGGACCACCACCCTCAGCTCCTGGACCGTCGAGTGGGACTTCCCCTCCGGCACGTCCGTCACCTCCGCGTGGGACGCCGACGTCACGTCCTCCGGCAACCACTGGACCGCCAAGAACAAGTCCTGGAACGGCACCCTCGCCCCCGGCGCCTCCGTCTCCTTCGGCTTCAACGGCGCCGGCTCCGGCGCCCCCTCGAACTGCAAGCTGAACGGCGGCAGCTGCGACGGCGGCACCGTCCCCGGCGACAACCCGCCCTCCGCCCCGGGCACCCCCTCCGCCTCGGACATCACCAACACCTCGGTGAGGCTGTCCTGGAGCGCGGCCACCGACGACAAGGGCATCAAGAACTACGACGTCCTGCGCGGCGGAACCAGGGTCGCGACCGTCACCGGCACCACGTACACGGACACCGGCCTGACCGCCGGCACCGACTACTCGTACACCGTCCAGGCCCGTGACACCGCCGACCAGACCGGCCCGGTCTCCGGCGCCCGCGCGGTCCGCACCACCGGCGGCGGCACCGACCCGGGCCCCGGCCCCGGCGAGAAGATCAACCTCGGCTACTTCACCGAGTGGGGCGTCTACGGCCGCAACTACCACGTGAAGAACCTGGTGACCTCGAACTCCGCCTCGAAGATCACCCACATCAACTACGCGTTCGGCAACGTCAGGAACGGTCAGTGCACCGTCGACGACACCTACGCCGCCTACGACAAGGCCTACACCGCCGACCAGTCCGTCAGCGGCGCCGCGGACACCTGGGACCAGCCCCTGCGCGGCAACTTCAACCAGCTGCGCCAGCTGAAGGCCAAGTACCCGCACATCAAGGTGCTGTACTCGTTCGGCGGCTGGACCTACTCCGGCGGCTTCGGCCAGGCGGCACAGAACCCGGCCGCGTTCGCCAGGTCCTGCAAGGCCGTCGTGGAGGACCCGCGCTGGGCCGACGTCTTCGACGGCATCGACATCGACTGGGAGTACCCGAACGCCTGCGGTCTGACCTGTGACACCTCGGGCCCGGCGGCGTTCAGGAACCTGATGTCCGCGCTGCGCACCGAGTTCGGCTCCAACTACCTCGTCACCGCGGCCATCACCGCCGACGGCTCCTCCGGCGGCAAGATCGACGCGGCCGACTACGGCGGCGCCGCCCAGTACCTCGACTGGTACAACGTGATGACGTACGACTACTTCGGCGCCTTCGACGCGGACGGACCCACCGCTCCGCACTCCCCGCTCACCTCGTACCCCGGCATCCCGGCGGCCGGCTTCAACTCGGCCGACGCGATCGCCAAGCTCAAGGCCAAGGGAGTCCCGTCCGCCAAGCTGCTGCTCGGCATCGGCTTCTACGGCCGCGGCTGGACCGGCGTCACCCAGTCCGCCCCCGGCGGCTCGGCCACCGGCGCCGCCCCCGGCACCTACGAGGCCGGCATCGAGGACTACAAGGTCCTGAAGAACTCCTGCCCGGCCAACGGCACCGTCGCCGGTACGGCGTACGCGCACTGCGGCAGCAACTGGTGGTCCTACGACACCCCGTCGACCATCGCCGGAAAGATGAGCTGGGCCAAGAACCAGGGCCTGGGCGGCGCGTTCTTCTGGGAGTTCAGCGGCGACACCGGCAACGGCGAGCTGGTGACCGCCATCCGCAACGGCCTGTCGTAA
- a CDS encoding DUF2550 domain-containing protein: MVLALTVCGIVVALVVVGLFVFGLRRRLIQRSGGTFDCSLRWDVAENPDTGGKGWAYGVARYNGDRVEWFRVFSYAPRPRRVLERSAIEVAGRRLPEGEEEMALLSDSVILACLHRGTRLELAMSEDALTGFLAWLEAAPPGQRVNVA; encoded by the coding sequence ATGGTCCTCGCTCTGACTGTGTGCGGAATCGTCGTTGCCCTCGTGGTGGTCGGTCTGTTCGTCTTCGGTCTGCGGCGCAGGCTGATCCAGCGCTCGGGCGGCACCTTCGACTGCTCGCTGCGCTGGGACGTCGCGGAGAACCCCGACACGGGCGGCAAGGGCTGGGCGTACGGTGTGGCCCGCTACAACGGGGACCGGGTCGAGTGGTTCCGCGTCTTCTCCTACGCCCCTCGGCCGCGCCGCGTGCTGGAGCGCTCGGCCATCGAGGTGGCCGGCCGCCGGCTCCCGGAGGGCGAGGAGGAGATGGCGCTGCTCTCCGACTCGGTGATCCTGGCCTGTCTGCACCGGGGCACGCGGCTGGAGCTCGCGATGAGCGAGGACGCGCTGACCGGTTTCCTCGCGTGGCTCGAAGCGGCCCCGCCAGGACAACGGGTGAATGTGGCGTAG
- a CDS encoding F0F1 ATP synthase subunit epsilon, translating to MAAELHVALVAADRQVWSGEATLVVARTTSGDIGVMPGHQPLLGVLESGPVTIRTRDGGTVVAAVHGGFISFADNKLSLLAEIAELSDEIDVQRAERALERAQSADDASAGRRAEVRLRAATAR from the coding sequence TTGGCTGCTGAGCTGCACGTCGCGCTGGTCGCCGCCGACCGCCAGGTCTGGTCCGGCGAGGCCACCCTGGTCGTCGCGCGCACCACGTCCGGCGACATCGGCGTCATGCCCGGTCACCAGCCGTTGCTCGGTGTGCTGGAGTCGGGCCCGGTGACCATCCGTACGCGTGATGGTGGGACGGTCGTCGCCGCGGTGCACGGCGGTTTCATCTCGTTCGCGGACAACAAGCTGTCGCTGCTGGCCGAGATCGCCGAGCTGTCGGACGAGATCGATGTCCAGCGTGCGGAGCGGGCGCTCGAACGCGCGCAGTCGGCGGACGACGCGTCCGCCGGGCGTCGCGCGGAGGTCCGACTGCGCGCTGCGACGGCGCGCTGA
- the atpD gene encoding F0F1 ATP synthase subunit beta — MTTTVETATATGRVARVIGPVVDVEFPVDAMPDIYNALHVEVADPANQGEKKTLTLEVAQHLGDGLVRTISMQPTDGLVRQAPVTDTGSSISVPVGDFTKGKVFNTLGEVLNVDESYDGERWPIHRKAPNFDELESKTEMFETGVKVIDLLTPYVKGGKIGLFGGAGVGKTVLIQEMIYRVANNHDGVSVFAGVGERTREGNDLIEEMSESGVIDKTALVFGQMDEPPGTRLRVALAGLTMAEYFRDVQKQDVLFFIDNIFRFTQAGSEVSTLLGRMPSAVGYQPNLADEMGLLQERITSTRGHSITSMQAIYVPADDLTDPAPATTFAHLDATTVLSRPISEKGIYPAVDPLDSTSRILDPRYIAQDHYDAAMRVKTILQKYKDLQDIIAILGIDELGEEDKLVVHRARRVERFLSQNTHVAKQFTGVDGSDVPLEESIAAFNAICDGEYDHFPEQAFFMCGGIEDLKKNAKELGVS, encoded by the coding sequence ATGACCACCACTGTTGAGACCGCGACGGCTACGGGCCGCGTCGCCCGGGTCATCGGCCCGGTCGTCGACGTGGAGTTCCCCGTCGACGCGATGCCGGACATCTACAACGCGCTGCACGTCGAGGTCGCCGACCCGGCGAACCAGGGCGAGAAGAAGACGCTGACCCTGGAGGTCGCCCAGCACCTGGGTGACGGCCTGGTCCGCACCATCTCCATGCAGCCCACCGACGGTCTGGTCCGCCAGGCCCCGGTGACCGACACGGGCAGCTCCATCTCCGTGCCGGTCGGCGACTTCACCAAGGGCAAGGTGTTCAACACCCTCGGTGAGGTGCTCAACGTCGACGAGTCGTACGACGGCGAGCGCTGGCCGATCCACCGCAAGGCCCCGAACTTCGACGAGCTCGAGTCGAAGACCGAGATGTTCGAGACCGGCGTCAAGGTCATCGACCTTCTCACCCCGTACGTCAAGGGTGGAAAGATCGGTCTGTTCGGTGGTGCCGGCGTCGGCAAGACGGTGCTCATCCAGGAGATGATCTACCGCGTCGCCAACAACCACGACGGTGTGTCGGTGTTCGCCGGTGTCGGTGAGCGCACTCGTGAGGGCAACGACCTCATCGAGGAGATGTCGGAGTCCGGCGTCATCGACAAGACCGCGCTGGTCTTCGGCCAGATGGACGAGCCCCCGGGCACCCGTCTGCGCGTGGCCCTCGCCGGTCTGACCATGGCGGAGTACTTCCGCGATGTGCAGAAGCAGGACGTGCTGTTCTTCATCGACAACATCTTCCGCTTCACCCAGGCCGGTTCCGAGGTGTCGACCCTGCTCGGCCGTATGCCCTCCGCGGTGGGCTACCAGCCGAACCTGGCCGACGAGATGGGTCTCCTCCAGGAGCGCATCACCTCGACCCGTGGTCACTCGATCACCTCGATGCAGGCGATCTACGTCCCCGCGGACGACCTGACCGACCCGGCCCCGGCCACCACGTTCGCCCACCTCGACGCGACGACGGTTCTGTCCCGTCCGATCTCCGAGAAGGGCATCTACCCGGCCGTGGACCCGCTGGACTCCACGTCCCGCATCCTGGACCCGCGCTACATCGCGCAGGACCACTACGACGCCGCCATGCGCGTCAAGACGATCCTGCAGAAGTACAAGGACCTCCAGGACATCATCGCGATCCTCGGTATCGACGAGCTGGGCGAGGAGGACAAGCTCGTTGTCCACCGTGCCCGTCGCGTGGAGCGCTTCCTGTCCCAGAACACCCACGTCGCCAAGCAGTTCACCGGCGTCGACGGTTCGGACGTGCCGCTGGAGGAGTCGATCGCCGCGTTCAACGCGATCTGCGACGGCGAGTACGACCACTTCCCGGAGCAGGCGTTCTTCATGTGCGGTGGTATCGAGGACCTGAAGAAGAACGCGAAGGAGCTGGGCGTCTCCTGA
- a CDS encoding F0F1 ATP synthase subunit gamma: protein MGAQLRVYKRRIKTVTATKKITKAMEMIAASRVVKAQRKVAASTPYAQELTRAVTAVGTGSNTKHALTTQAETVTRSAVLLLTSDRGLAGAFNSNAIKAAEQLTARLEREGKEVDAYIVGRRGVAHYHFRERKIAESWTGFTDEPTYADAKKVAAPLIEAIEKDTADGGVDELHIVFTEFVSMMTQSALGDRLLPLSLEEVAKEAAPKGEILPLFDFEPSAEDVLDALLPRYVESRIYNALLQSAASKHAATRRAMKSATDNAGELIETLSRLANAARQAEITQEISEIVGGASALADATAGSDR from the coding sequence ATGGGAGCCCAGCTCCGGGTCTACAAGCGTCGCATCAAAACCGTCACCGCGACCAAGAAGATCACGAAGGCGATGGAGATGATCGCCGCCTCGCGCGTCGTCAAGGCGCAGCGCAAGGTGGCGGCCTCCACGCCGTACGCGCAGGAACTGACCCGCGCGGTGACCGCGGTCGGTACGGGCTCGAACACGAAGCACGCGCTGACCACGCAGGCCGAGACGGTCACGCGGTCCGCGGTGCTGCTCCTGACGAGCGACCGCGGGCTGGCCGGCGCGTTCAACTCCAACGCCATCAAGGCGGCGGAGCAGCTGACCGCGCGCCTCGAGCGTGAGGGCAAGGAGGTCGACGCCTACATCGTCGGCCGCCGTGGTGTGGCCCACTACCACTTCCGTGAGCGCAAGATCGCGGAGTCGTGGACGGGCTTCACCGACGAGCCGACGTACGCGGACGCCAAGAAGGTCGCGGCCCCGCTGATCGAGGCCATCGAGAAGGACACGGCCGACGGCGGCGTGGACGAACTCCACATCGTCTTCACCGAGTTCGTGTCGATGATGACGCAGTCGGCGCTCGGCGACCGGCTGCTGCCGCTCAGCCTCGAAGAGGTCGCGAAGGAAGCAGCCCCCAAGGGCGAGATCCTTCCGCTGTTCGACTTCGAGCCCTCGGCGGAGGACGTCCTCGACGCCCTGCTGCCGCGCTACGTGGAGAGCCGTATCTACAACGCGCTGCTCCAGTCGGCCGCTTCGAAGCACGCCGCCACGCGGCGCGCGATGAAGTCGGCGACCGACAACGCGGGTGAGCTCATCGAGACGCTCTCCCGTCTTGCCAACGCGGCCCGCCAGGCCGAAATCACCCAGGAAATCAGCGAGATCGTCGGTGGCGCGAGCGCTCTCGCCGACGCGACCGCGGGGAGTGACCGCTAA